From the genome of Solanum pennellii chromosome 6, SPENNV200:
TCCATCCACTAATACATGTTACCCTATATCTTCATCCTTTACgttcataaaatatatttagattatgtataagtatttttaaaataatatattttatttatatcgataacacaaaaaaattacttcttttcttcagaatatatatattttcgttcATCCTAAACACACAAAAGCCTTTATACGAGCATTATTTTTGTGTAGTTTGTTACTTTTGTTGTCTAACccaaaataaatgtaaaattctagtgtatatatgtgtgtgttgtgtgtgtgtgtgtgagagtgCATATATCTTAAATGGAGTACTATGTATACTTCTGTAGAGGCAAAGCAAAATTAAGAGTTTTGCTATTCTAAATTTAGTTAATAACTGTCTATTAATTTTGTTAGGGATTCAcaaattaatatacatataaatttgattaattttctaGTACAAATATAAGATTTACAAAAAATCTGTTAGATTCTTCTGAACTCATGAATCTCACCTAGCTCCGCCTTTGAATTCTGTTTGATAttcgtatttaaaaaaaaaaaaaagataaaatggtTTCACTGATCGATCGCGGGTGTAGGGATGAAGATTCATGGGGCTTACCAAGTTTCGATTTTTagcattttttcattttctttttttgacaatttagtaGTTAATACtaaccctttttattttttaaagaggGTATCTAACCTAAAGTTTATAgtatgtaattgaaatgtctatACTATTTGAAGCAAAAGAACTAACTTATCTCATATTAAAGATATACAGTGATATTCCCCACTCGTTCAATTcctaaattcaaatttttttagtcagttttaaaaaaattatatatgttagatttatatttatataaatatttacaacTTATTTTAGATCacagatttttataaaaaatataaatattttaaaaaatttatatcaaatcaaataacgTTACATAAATTAAATCGGAAAAAGTAATTGTTTAGTAGTTGGTGATGTGCTTAAAAAAGAGAAAACCACTTGGTCCCCCTATGCCAAGACAATTAGGGCTACTTGTATATCTTAgatcattcaaaaaaaaattaccttctTACCTTTTCTCAACCAAGTAGCACATGTACATTAACAATAATcatattactaaaaatgaaaaaagtaataaaatgagCTAGTCCTAATTATAAGGTTCTTACTGATGGAGGTTGCATATGTTATTTGCCACACTATAACTAGGGCAAGCGTTTTTTTATCAAGAATTTTTGTATATCAAGGCTTGAATCTAAAATTGCTGATTAAGGATAGAGCAATCTCATCCATTGTTAAACGCCCATTGATCGTAGAGTCATAATACTTTactattttgtttatatatataggtttatgaataataaaaatatttatataaaacaaattttCATTCATGCTTTTACAATTTTATTACTACTAATTGTTTCCCTCCCAAAAAATCGtaaaattttcttgatagaAATAATTCATGTTAGAAATAAGAGCAACAAAATTAGTAGAGTAGGAATTTCCTTATCAATGGGAACAATAATGATAAGGGCTTGATTGCGATGAGTGATTCTCAACCAAGATGACCCCATCTAAGTGCTGCTCAAGCACTTTTGATGgcgtttcaatttatttgtgtGATTTTGATTTAAGCAGGTTTgaagtttaataaaaaattataagctTTTGAAACTCGTAGTCTTAAACTAAAGATTGATATGTATggtacaatttttattttatatttaaggaTACTTATAATAATCTTAttattgttaaagaatgactttCAAATTTCACTCATCCCACAAATTTGGAGGTCTAAGGTAAGTGACTTACTTTCGGTTTACCATACCCCATGCATAAAATTTTTGTTAGATCAAATGTATTACTGTCgttgtttgaattttttgtcTGACTTTCACTTGACGTATATATCAAAATGCTTCTTAATCTTACAGTTTTAAATATATCCGATAAAATGTTATAATTAAAAAGctgtcaaaaagaaaaagatgaagTTGAAATGAAGGAagtcttcttttccttttcactATTTAGCTATATGTTTTTATGATCTTACCACCAATCAAATCTCATGTGAGTTCTTTATATACTTCACAATTCACATACATCTATAATCAATTGTTTGCTGTGAtagaatcaaaattttcatttgacGAATATAAAAAAGTAAGTACACAAAGAATTCAACATAGACGAAAAATATATAGATGATTCCACATTGGTGACAGCCAAAATGTGAATGGCCTACACTTGCATGATGAAGCAACCTTGATTGGCTTACTTGCTTCAATCATTACATCAATACTTATATTACAGTAGCTAGCACGCACGAGCTATATATCTTTACGGTTGTAGCCACTTTAAATAAACATTGTTATTCGATACTGGAATTTCTCAAATTAACTTTATCGATTGATTGTAAATCTAACTAATAAAATCGTGTTGAAAgaaaattcttaatttattaatggagaaactttttaatcttgtctGTTTATATATGTAGATTCCCATATCGTGAAAGCAACAAATCTTATCATCCAGCaaggaaaatatatattcatctcTTTAGTTGGGCTTTGTTTAGTTAATTTGTTGAAAGCTAACTACCTATAAAAGGGGAAATATATTTGGGCTACATTTTAGGGGGGAAAAAGAGTTGTAAAACATAAGTGTGTTTTACATTGACTTATAAGAcaagtccggagcctaaagggtgaaaaatgttaataaatgaaaaatgttaataaaatttttaaaatggtgtgtgaaaattaaaaataaataaataaataaataaaaaataatatatatatatatatatatataaagctacttaaaaatttaaaaaaaaaaacttagggAAAATGCTGCAtttcctttaaaaaatattatgtaaatcactgcaaaaaattttaaaaaatattatgtaaatcgCTAGAACTGCAggatttgttttaaatttttttttttttaaatgcaaATGTACAAattgctatagcagcgatttttcAAAACTCCGGCGGACAAAATCGCTGCTTCCTCAgtgattttaccgttttggtaaaaaaatattttcatctgttttgaaaattttgttaacatttttcacCCTTTAGGCTTCGGACTCCCTATAAGACCATAGTCTACGATTCAAAAACTCACTCATATTCGGCTTTTGACTGTTTCATTGCTATTTATATGCTTTTCACTTTTGGAAATTTATATCAACAAAAAACTTCaccaaattttaaaatgtattcttttttcactaatttttaTGCGAAGAAATACTTTCTCCATTCATTTTTACTAGTccaatatttgaaaaatatataatacaatttcttatttccaaatcattttttaagataaaaaactATACACCAATTTATATGAGTAATGTGATAAAATACTCACACCAGTAATTATATCTTAAGAACATGCGAGGTCCAAAAAAATGAATGGAAGAAGCCAAAGAAGTAATAATTTACCTATATCTCAAGTACTTCAAGCCTCAAGGAAACGAATTTATCTTAGGctgatattaattattatacgagaaaattttcaaagcaGCAAGGCTGAGTTAGTAATGAGATATTAGTCGAAAGACAGAAATGAAAAGGATTCTCTCTTCAAACAAACATATTATTTCCAAATTATACAGAATATTTTTAATGACTTCATATAAGCAAGTAGTAGTCAAGGTAGGAgatgaaaaatcatatatatgttGACAAGGGTTTACAattcttaagaaaatattagtatacaaatcaagcaaaataaatCTGAAGTAATCGATGGGGCACTTTTATAAAATGTAAGATTTTGGGGCAAAAACAAGTTTGAAGTTGCTTTTGAGATTTGAAAACTAGATGATTTCTGACAAAAGATGATAATTCTACAAGATACTTCCAAAATCTATGACCAAATGAATCCTTAGATATTTCACTAACATGGAAAAAACTGAgagaatgaaattttgaatatatatatattctctttttcACCACAACGTTGTAGAAATAATTGAGTATCAGTTTATCTACTTTGGACCAAAAAATTCAATTTACCCTTTTCCATAGCAATAATAAAGCCAAGCAGAAGTAACTAGAATAATTTGATTGTGAGGTAAACTATAAACCTATTAGAGAAGAGATTAATAATTGGACATCTAATAATGCTCCTAACCTTCTATAGATCCAAAGAATTGTAAGCTTCTTCACCTTCTTGATATTCCTCCTTCATGAAATCCTCTTTCTGGAAACAATCATCTTCAAATAGGAAGCTTGGGGCTTCTTTATGCTTATGGGAGTTACGATCATTTAATCCGATGACTGAAATAATCTTCTCCCTGATGCAATTTCCAACATTATCCATGTTAACCTCTTGAGACTGTACCCCGAGAAGAGAACAACATTCTTCTTGGAAGTTCAAGTCATTGGAGGATAAGATCAGGTGCGCAAGCGTTTTTGCAAGGTCAGGTGCATAATCACAGGTCTGTGGGAGAAACAAATTTAGAACCTTAGCTATGTATGCGAAGGAAAACTGAAATTTTGGCCATTTCAAGCTCAAACAAGATCATAATCAGGTAGAAGGTGTATCGAGATTTTAAATTGGTTCATGTGGAAATCCTATTGCACCTATTGCTAAGTTATACACACAGATACAAACTATTCAAATATATAGCTAATGTCTGGGATATAGAGGTTGCGGATACATTAGCTACTGTCAAACTACATACGCCCCTGACCATGGATATGGGTACTGAATTTAAAAGGATTCTGCAGAAACATATGAAAGCATATGCACTTCCAGCTAATAAAAATGCTATATATCTGATAACCTGGAACAACAGTGCTAAATAGATGATGCTGTAAAAGCCATTCCCAGtaaaaagaagaattttttcTAGGAAGCTTTCATCCCCAATGAGGCAATGAGAATAGATTTCTTGCCAATCAATGCTCTTATTTATGTTTGAATAATTGTCATCCCTTATTCAGATTTCAATCAGCACTAGTCATATGGTCTTTAAAGAATGTTAAGTCCACAGCACGCCTAGTTTCTGTATGTGAATTACCTAGCCAACTGGAATTACTGAATACTGTCTGCTTAGCACTCTTTAAAAATCCGtatcaaaagaagaagaaaaagaaaaaaactactTTTTCTGCTTCACAATTGGGCATGGACGTATAAGAATGCAGAATAGATCAAACAATGGGAGGTATTTTGTTCATAGCCAAGCCAATACCAGGAACTAGAAAATCCAATGACCAGAAAGAATGCAAAGAAAGTGAGAACATTACCTTAATTGCACGTGTACTTAGGAGAACcccttgattattttctttcaaGTCATCCAAAGCACACTTGATAGCTTTTCTAGCTAGATTTCGATCAGGTAAACTGCTTTCTGCAACCCACTGTTTCACCTTGTCAGCAAGTTAAGCAAAAGACAATACTCATTGTTTGAAGTTAATGCTAAGAGTGTATGACCATGTCAATTCTCATGgatatgtattatattatgatgGATATTGTCTATGGTAACAATGGATGGCAATATGAATTTGTAAATCTGGTGCCAGGTTCTCCCATTCCAGCATGACACTATCATCATGATCTGCAACACTCCGCAGAGCCAACCCATAGCTTTTCCAGTTGATGCTTGTGAATGCATCGAGGGATGACGGAGCAATAGAACAAGGTACAAAGTCTTTGAAATATAAGATCTGAAATCAGGCATAGAAGATCattaatacaaattaaagaaacacaaacaaactaaaatactgaaaagaaaatgtgaagGCGTGCAAGATGCTGGCTTAACTGAAAGAAGACGAGCAAGTAATGCTTagtgataaatttttaaaaacttcaaCAGCAGCTCATCAACAGATATATggaacttaatttttaaaaaaattgcttaaatattttgttaatctGAATATTGCCATTTCAAAGATCTTGGGTTGATTAACTTTAACTCCAACAGGAGGGAGGTTTGTGATTAGTGTATAACTTAAGCCAAAGCTCACTTGTATTACTGTCAACTGGAACAAGCCCTCAATTTGTATTATTCAGGGTCGGAATATGACCCAAACTATTAACAACGATCTGTCCTTGGCAACGGGCGAAGAACCTGTTACTACTGTCAatctttaaatattataatataagtaACATTTTGATCggaaaaaaaaatggaacaGGCCTACTCAAAATTATGTCAAACTCAACACTGATGGCAGTTCAATGTTAGAAGGGAAACTAGCTGGAGAAGGGGGGTTCTAAGAGGTCATCAGGGAAAAATTGTCATGGCCTTCTCAGGGCTTCTTCCTTTAAGTTCTAGAAATGCTGGGTAATGCAGCTAGCGCTGGCTTGCAGGGGTTTCCAGATAATGGAATTACAATGTGCTACTCGAAATGGACTTTAAAATAGTAAAGGATATGATCAATGGCATCAGTGAACCATCAAAGCTACTTGATATCCAGAATCCAGAATATCTTGACAAGCACGAACGGAAGGGGAACTCAATGCTATGGAAGATGGGCTAGCTAAGTTTGGAGCTATCAAACAATCTTACAGAATTTCTATATCTGCTAATGAGCTCCCTCAAGCAGTGAGAGGAGTTTATATCATGGATAAAGCTGGCTTTGCTAACTTTAGAATCAAGACACAGAAAAAAGGAATTGGCCAAGGTTAGTGAGTAAGTGAGGATTCATATTGGAATCTTCATATGTTCATCGCACCTGTTTTGTGAGCTTAACTGATAAATAGGATTTCTCCAAAACCTTCCTTTGTGTCCTCACTTGTATTTCGTTTACTTTGGAGATTAGATATTAAGTCCCCCTCCATCGTATACTTTTGGAAACAACTGTAAGGACTAGAAATGGCTGGGACAGCCAACCTATAACTTGTACAGTTCACTTGGCAAAAACTTTTGTATCCTCCAAGTTTAATAAGCAATATTTAATTAGACTCAATACAGAGACCATATTTGTCCACAGTAGATAAGATCGGATTATTAATGTATCCTGTTTGGTGTACACTGGGGATACTCTAGATTTTAGgaaatagtttattttatctTACAATATGAAAATCACACTTTCCACATAGAATTTTGTTCCCTGATATGTAAATCTATTTATGAACATAAATGGAGCCACATGGTCCGTGAGGATTATATTGCCAACCCCAACTTGCTTGGGATTGAGACATAGTTGTTGTATGTGTAATGTAACATATCCAATCCAATGTCATCAAGATGGCCATAAAGAAAAAGGTCCAATTCTTGGCCCTCAgaagttcaaaaatatttttcagttaTTACTCACATAAATAGCTATCTACTCCATGATGTAGGGGAAATTGCATAAATCTTAGCCTCCACACACCATAAAGTGCACAAGGTTCTTCACCTTGTGCTCCATGCTTTTATGAAAACAAGACATTCATAGTGATAAAAGATCCCTGAAAGTTGAAATCCCAAAGAATGCATATCTGTAATATTATCATTAGTTTTCACAATCCACACATTCTAGGACAACAAATGAACTCAAAACACAAGTTAATAGATGTTGGGAAAGAATATGCAACATGGcatctttacagtgaactattatCTAACATTTgatcacaacataattaataAAGCAGATATTGGAATGCAAACGTTTTTTACGCTTTTAAGAGTCTTCTTCAATTAATCCAAAGCAAACCTCTGTTTTCATGTCTTGTTCACTGATGCTGGAAGAATGAACTAGTTCTGACATCTCATTGATAATCACAACAGCTTCCACCACCTGGCTATTTCCCTGAGAACTATCTGAAGAATTAGCAACCCCAGTTCCAACCTTCAGGTTTTCCCTGAAATAAGAAACAACGACTTTATGTACAGGCACTGCACATTGATATTTTCGTTTTGTTTTTGGCTCTGCACAACAGTTACATCTCCAAAGATCTTATATGAGATGCTGCAATTTTACATATACCATATGAGCCGTTTAGCACCACAAATAGATCTTAACTAAATTACATTAGCAAACTTAAATCCTCCTACATCAAATTGAAGGAGTCAATTGAGCTGTCAACCAGATTTTAAATAACTT
Proteins encoded in this window:
- the LOC107021751 gene encoding type 2 DNA topoisomerase 6 subunit B-like isoform X2 encodes the protein MEIEISSVKMLYKHLIFCAVQRCRMSDELCRLSVKLTSFSRFALQLVRISVSDTGVGSKPEDYQYLKYRDDPTLANQWGTSDSEIHNLNVNLKDSNSAGRLTKLPSTAKNGAKFSGTEVSISISKSLDDLLAEITCFLQKMILLKIPKVVMELLVCGDDPLSSQIESPILAIEGSSAYSPIESIESLKVGLKDYIRKHQTCFSIGENLKVGTGVANSSDSSQGNSQVVEAVVIINEMSELVHSSSISEQDMKTEILYFKDFVPCSIAPSSLDAFTSINWKSYGLALRSVADHDDSVMLEWENLAPDLQIHIAIHCYHRQVKQWVAESSLPDRNLARKAIKCALDDLKENNQGVLLSTRAIKTCDYAPDLAKTLAHLILSSNDLNFQEECCSLLGVQSQEVNMDNVGNCIREKIISVIGLNDRNSHKHKEAPSFLFEDDCFQKEDFMKEEYQEGEEAYNSLDL
- the LOC107021751 gene encoding type 2 DNA topoisomerase 6 subunit B-like isoform X1, whose product is MEIEISSVKMLYKHLIFCAVQRCRMSDELCRLSVKLTSFSRFALQLVRISVSDTGVGSKPEDYQYLKYRDDPTLANQWDGMISLATTSTSDSEIHNLNVNLKDSNSAGRLTKLPSTAKNGAKFSGTEVSISISKSLDDLLAEITCFLQKMILLKIPKVVMELLVCGDDPLSSQIESPILAIEGSSAYSPIESIESLKVGLKDYIRKHQTCFSIGENLKVGTGVANSSDSSQGNSQVVEAVVIINEMSELVHSSSISEQDMKTEILYFKDFVPCSIAPSSLDAFTSINWKSYGLALRSVADHDDSVMLEWENLAPDLQIHIAIHCYHRQVKQWVAESSLPDRNLARKAIKCALDDLKENNQGVLLSTRAIKTCDYAPDLAKTLAHLILSSNDLNFQEECCSLLGVQSQEVNMDNVGNCIREKIISVIGLNDRNSHKHKEAPSFLFEDDCFQKEDFMKEEYQEGEEAYNSLDL
- the LOC107021751 gene encoding type 2 DNA topoisomerase 6 subunit B-like isoform X3, whose amino-acid sequence is MKITIAISDTGVGSKPEDYQYLKYRDDPTLANQWDGMISLATTSTSDSEIHNLNVNLKDSNSAGRLTKLPSTAKNGAKFSGTEVSISISKSLDDLLAEITCFLQKMILLKIPKVVMELLVCGDDPLSSQIESPILAIEGSSAYSPIESIESLKVGLKDYIRKHQTCFSIGENLKVGTGVANSSDSSQGNSQVVEAVVIINEMSELVHSSSISEQDMKTEILYFKDFVPCSIAPSSLDAFTSINWKSYGLALRSVADHDDSVMLEWENLAPDLQIHIAIHCYHRQVKQWVAESSLPDRNLARKAIKCALDDLKENNQGVLLSTRAIKTCDYAPDLAKTLAHLILSSNDLNFQEECCSLLGVQSQEVNMDNVGNCIREKIISVIGLNDRNSHKHKEAPSFLFEDDCFQKEDFMKEEYQEGEEAYNSLDL
- the LOC107021751 gene encoding type 2 DNA topoisomerase 6 subunit B-like isoform X4; this encodes MKITIAISDTGVGSKPEDYQYLKYRDDPTLANQWGTSDSEIHNLNVNLKDSNSAGRLTKLPSTAKNGAKFSGTEVSISISKSLDDLLAEITCFLQKMILLKIPKVVMELLVCGDDPLSSQIESPILAIEGSSAYSPIESIESLKVGLKDYIRKHQTCFSIGENLKVGTGVANSSDSSQGNSQVVEAVVIINEMSELVHSSSISEQDMKTEILYFKDFVPCSIAPSSLDAFTSINWKSYGLALRSVADHDDSVMLEWENLAPDLQIHIAIHCYHRQVKQWVAESSLPDRNLARKAIKCALDDLKENNQGVLLSTRAIKTCDYAPDLAKTLAHLILSSNDLNFQEECCSLLGVQSQEVNMDNVGNCIREKIISVIGLNDRNSHKHKEAPSFLFEDDCFQKEDFMKEEYQEGEEAYNSLDL
- the LOC107021751 gene encoding type 2 DNA topoisomerase 6 subunit B-like isoform X5, whose translation is MISLATTSTSDSEIHNLNVNLKDSNSAGRLTKLPSTAKNGAKFSGTEVSISISKSLDDLLAEITCFLQKMILLKIPKVVMELLVCGDDPLSSQIESPILAIEGSSAYSPIESIESLKVGLKDYIRKHQTCFSIGENLKVGTGVANSSDSSQGNSQVVEAVVIINEMSELVHSSSISEQDMKTEILYFKDFVPCSIAPSSLDAFTSINWKSYGLALRSVADHDDSVMLEWENLAPDLQIHIAIHCYHRQVKQWVAESSLPDRNLARKAIKCALDDLKENNQGVLLSTRAIKTCDYAPDLAKTLAHLILSSNDLNFQEECCSLLGVQSQEVNMDNVGNCIREKIISVIGLNDRNSHKHKEAPSFLFEDDCFQKEDFMKEEYQEGEEAYNSLDL